One genomic window of Paenibacillus xylanilyticus includes the following:
- a CDS encoding class I SAM-dependent methyltransferase — MDYHDLLAKLGEGSAHPGGFTATVQLIDSLSLPERGRVLEVGCGTGRTACYLARNGYRVTAIDLHRQMLEKAVRRARRERLDIRFIQADVTALPFPDHQFDVVFVESVTIFTRWRAALSEYKRVLKPGGRLIDREMVLCGRKTELMSRRLKRFYGVKTLASMAVWKKRLKQCGFTSVLVREHSRSMGKWVVDHDPHRELDMALFEDEQFRRMSETNDQLLARYGKRLGYAVFDAKVPPDER; from the coding sequence TTGGATTATCATGATTTACTGGCTAAACTCGGTGAAGGAAGTGCGCATCCTGGCGGATTCACGGCGACAGTGCAATTGATCGATTCCTTGTCTCTTCCTGAACGGGGGCGAGTATTGGAAGTAGGATGTGGTACAGGGAGGACGGCATGTTATCTCGCGCGAAATGGGTATCGGGTGACGGCGATTGATCTCCACCGTCAGATGCTGGAGAAAGCGGTCAGAAGAGCAAGACGTGAACGGCTCGATATTCGTTTTATTCAGGCGGATGTCACTGCGTTACCTTTTCCGGATCATCAATTTGATGTGGTGTTTGTGGAGTCGGTAACGATATTTACTCGCTGGCGCGCTGCACTCTCCGAATATAAACGGGTTTTGAAACCAGGAGGGCGCTTGATTGACAGAGAGATGGTTTTGTGCGGACGGAAAACTGAGCTGATGAGCCGCAGGTTGAAGCGTTTTTATGGAGTGAAGACACTGGCCAGCATGGCAGTATGGAAGAAGCGACTCAAACAGTGCGGATTTACCAGCGTGTTGGTTCGTGAGCACTCTCGCTCCATGGGGAAATGGGTAGTGGATCATGATCCGCACCGGGAACTGGACATGGCTCTGTTTGAGGACGAACAGTTCCGGCGCATGAGTGAAACCAATGACCAATTGCTGGCGAGATACGGTAAAAGGTTGGGTTATGCCGTTTTTGATGCAAAGGTCCCGCCTGACGAGAGATGA